GCAGCACTCTTTTCATTATTGAATTATGCTTAGGTCATGCAAGCTAACTTCTGTTACATATAGAACTAGCTACTGATGCTCTGTGAAGCACATATACATTGCAATAAACTTCCTTTGTCCCTACAAGCTATTAGGCTGGCTGTTGCAACAAGTTATTAGGCTACatgttggagaaaaattaaTGCACGATGAATGTTTTGTTAAGTCATAATAGTCTTCCTTTACTAGTAGCCAACCCTTGGTGTATAAATGAATACCCATTCATGCAAACTCTCTGTTGCAGCAACCTTggttttgttcttcttcttctttatgcTCTTTTCTTCTCTCCTCTGCGTCTTGcaattacttaattaacacacacacacatatatatataagcaaTATTATGAATTACAATTTGCCACGTTGAAGTCCTTTGAGGAAGTGGATGCTTTCGTGGAATTTGAGGAACAAGGCCAGCATGAAAACGCGATGAAGATCCCATTTTGcaaatatgtttgttttagaGGCAGCTCTAATTTAAGGTTGTCGTAATTTTTCGTATTATACATAACAAGTGCATAATTAACCATAGATCTCCTATATATGCAGCTGTATGCCACAATATCGAGTGGATCAATCGCCATTAGACGAAGCCCATACCATGGGGAAGACCTTGCAAAACAAGATTGAGAAAGCCGCAGAAGTTGAACGAGCATTCGTTCATATGTACTGACTTGGCCACAAGCTACCCAGCAGTCAGCCATGATTGTTTCAACTCTTATTACTTCTTAGTCACCCATGTAACTGTTACTAGGACAAAGCCCAAAGAAAGCTACGTGATACCACTCGGGCAAGTCTCGAGAGACTTATAGgtactattatttaatagtttagAAAGTtaagcaatttttttatatttatgaacACGGTGTTAGAGCCTGCGTCTAACTTTGAATCCTGGTTCATAACCATTCTGTAAATCAATCAAGTACGTTAATTGCACTACacgaaaaatattttttgtcttcGAACAATTGTTATccaaaaaaatgaacttgTAGTAACATGTAATCcatttttaatacattaattacATGCTAAGATAAAGACCCTTttcgaaaagaaagaaaggagaGAAAAGATGGCAAGCACGCAAACTTAGTGCAAAACTGCAAACGTGTTAGGGGTCTTGTTGTTTTGGTTGCTGGACATCAAGTTACTTTTGGCAGGAGCGTAATGGTTTTCATATTTGATCATATGGATTTAAGTTGAAATCTTTAAAAGACACGCAGTAAAACAGAGACAAAGAATAAAATGCTCTACTTCATTTCATTGTATAAGCACAGTTCAATTCTTGCTGGCCAAAATGTTTGAACCAGACGGCTGCATGTTTATCTCCATTGTACCGTTGATCTTATCCTCACTTCTCATTGGCATTCTCGGTACTTTGCTGAGTCACTTGCCACGTCTGCCATATCAGGTTACATGTCACTTGTCTAGTAAGGTGCTTGTTAGGAGCTGCTTCACTGTgtcaattcatcaagcattTAGTTCACTTCATCAAACACCTTCATCAGGAAAAGTCATTTGTACTCGGGTCGAGTATTTgaactctaaaaaataatgaaataccCAGCAACATACTTTCCAATGAAACgttttattactaaaataataactccaaaataatattacagacaaaataataactccaaaataacaaaaggTTTTTACTAAATTGTAAAACATATTCAACCTACGCAcgtcgttttttttttttcagaagaTCGTCGAGATTACATTACATGATAAGCAGATAATGATTTATTGAACGCCGCAGCAGAAAATATGGCGCTCTATTTTGTAAGGAAAGCAACAGTCTTAGCcgttaatattattgattgcATGCTAAAGGCCAAGCCTGTTTTACACAAGGTAGCAAAATGCTCACAGTTGCTTACCAGTAGATTGTAGCCAGCACAAAAATCTTTCCTTTGTAGTTTGCTAGTGGCAAGTTCGATAACTTCCTCCGGTGACTTTATACAACCACCATTCTGTTTGACATACCGACGTACAATGCTACACTCATAATCATAGACATACAATGAGTGGCCATCCAAGAAGCAATCAAGACACGTTTTGATGGTTCCACAATTAAACCCTTTCTGGCACCCGTTGTTTTGGCATGTATCATGGTATAAACTTGATGCAGACGAGCTAGATTTCATTTTCGTTGATGAATATGCACTTCTTTTCCTGGGTCCATTGACATGAATTACCAAGTCATCGCCCACATATATTCCTGTACACGAAAAAGAGGAAATGCCAGATTCAGCACTGCGCATAAACAGGAAAAGTTACAATACATACAGACATTAGACTTCTCAATGAATACTAAAAGTAAGCTGACCATGATGATAGTAGAGACCATTCCACCTTTCAGTGCAAATGTGATCACCAGGTTTGAGCATTTCCCTACAAATGGCCCTGCATGTTTGGTCTCCCATTTTTGTCTCTTTTAAACCATCCATTGAATGGGGACAGTACAAATTTATACAAATGCTTTGAAATGTCAGCGAGACTTACAAATTTCCAAAATCTGCTACTACCCAACTCAAAAATTCATATCTTTGGTTACACatatccaaaaataaaatttccagTTTTGACAGAGGAGACAACAagaaatttgtattaaaattaataaggcATTTAATGATCACAAAGTAACCCAAACTGACTCCCAATTCAGCTTCTGAAATTCTGAAAAAACAGTCTTTAGAAACTGCAGCACCAAacattactatttttattttattttttttctaaaaggTTAAAAATAACGAAATACAATATACAGAAAATAGACATGTAGacatattgaaataaaatttcctATAATTTATGGAAGCTATTAGGTTTACCAAATAAATTGTAGAAGTGAGGGCAACTgctgaaaattgaaattttccaGCCCCACTATTGCAACTTCAAAACATCATAACAATTCATgctttaagaattttttaacatgaaacatatcagCGAAAAGCTCAGgaaatctattttaaaattataaaattaatttcacatgATTCCAGCTAAATCAAAAGATATTCAGTATAATATCCACACTGCTCACAGCATCTCAGGATTACTAAAAACATATTCTCATTAATTTCAAGAGTTAAACCTGTGCcaataattatcaatcaacTAACCAGCAAAACAGAGCATACTCATGGATTAAACAAACAATACCTCAAGATGTTTAGCCTCCCTCTTACACAAGCAAAGCCAACCAAAACACAAGGTAAAAAGGCCGCAAGCAAACTTcttccaaaattaaaagaaaacagcacccttttttttccctcttcttcttcctttcaatgaaaatattttctcctctcccctttttttttttctgaaaccGTGAAAGTGCAAAGAGGAACAAGAGTTTTGACcttttaacataataaaaagaaattagtgGCTAAGAACTGTATTTTAAATCTGGAGCAATTCTCCAGCTAAAAATAAactgtatttttcttttaggatGGGTGATCTCTACAATGAACAGCCTCAAAGCAGTTTATTTCTCATTACCcactttaaattttacaatttactATTCCAATCCTCACCAATAAATCATGCCCactaatatttattaacaTCCAGATGAAACTTTTTGAGATAAAGAATAATCACACAAACTAAACTGAGAAGCAAAACAACATGAAACACAGAGAACTTGAAGCACAAAGAGAGTCAAAccaaaaattaagtaaaataaaacaaacctTTCAATCGGCTGAGACGGAAGTGTGTCAAGAGCAGATCGACGGCGCGGAGGCGACGACGACAGGTGGCGCTGGAAACGCGAGCAGAGCGACGGCAAATGGCTAATTCATGACGGCTTGTTTTGTGATGTCCGTTGATGGTCAGGTTTCAAGGGCTTTGCAATTTGATAATAGAACTCGTGTAAATGGCTtcatatatgaaaaaattaaaggggTACAATTTGAGAATAAGGAATGGGAATTTCATTCCATGGAGAGTTGGAAATGGAATTCTCATTCCTGAATTGACCTACGGTTTAATCTTAAACActcatatttattattcataCATAGAATTCCAAAAATTCGTATTTGTAAATGCTTTGAGTACACGAATGATGATTCCCCAATTCTTTACATTCGAATTGGAGATTTGAGCGAGTTCTATGTGTGCCGATAAGTGATTTTAGTGCTATcgatgtttaatttaattatctttcttGACAAAATTTGCAATGAAATGCTCATGACAATTCACACACCCTACCTGCAAAAATATAGTGAAGCAGAACTCAAGACACAGTGACTTTGATTTAAAAGCAGAGTTACAGTAGCCACTAGCACTCTCGTAACAACAAGGGAATTCACAAAATGCTGTTGGGAGAACAAAGGAATGTGAAGCAACAATGAACTAGAGTTAACTAATAACCAAAATTTTCTCCGGCTCAAGTGTTAGCCTACTGAGTGTTCAGGATAGTTCGACAGAGCAGAGTACAACATCAAACTCTTCTTAAGCAGAGAACTTCAATAATATATCAGCTACATTTTCTAAAAAGTTAGGTCTCAATGGTGAAAACTTAACTCAACATTGCCTTCTTAATAACCGTAGTTCGAGCCACAGACAGAGCCGCAGCCTCCAGCATGGCCTGCATGTGCTGGATTAGAAAGGGATGATCTATACATAGATGCATATGGGTTATAACCTTTGTCTGCAGACCCACCCAGCCATGAAATTCTGCCATATGACAAAAAGAGTACCATCAGCTTAAAATCCAAAAGAGAGCGAGCACAAGAACACTATAAAGGCTACATGGAAAACAGCAGTCATAACATCCatactgaaaattaaagaagataatagctgtatattttttttttgatacatCTTCATATCAGATCATACTGATATGTCGTGAAGAGGGAGAGAGCGGGAAAACACGTTGAATGTGAGTCCATTAGGAAATATAATTTCACTTAGCCaagaacaacaaaaagaaaaacaacgaTTACAATAAGTGTTAAATTGTGCTTTAGTCCTAAGGGCCCAAAGTGGTAATGTTTGTCTTCAATGCATCTCCAGCTACAAACATTACTTCTTTGGAGAGTGAAACTCTCAACTTTTCCTTCTTCATCCTGTGCTAGGCGGACACAGTTGAAGTGCTTATCATTGGAACCTGCATGCAAAGGCGAAGCTAATTTAGATAATTTCTCATGAACTATaacaaaataagcaaaagaaGTAATATTCACGAGTTTAAGGTAAAGATAGTTTCGATTTCACAGTAACGTTTATATTAATGAGTCTTAGGTGCTAATATCCGCACTCTTACAAAGTATATGAATCAACGATCAATTTATAACACTATAAATCCTTCTTCAACGTTACTATAATGTACTGTACAGAAACTTTCATGAAGAGTATGAATTCATATTATACTAGgattagtttccttattaactaaagtttaagacttttaaattcctttctaatttagaattttgtttccctttcaatttaggattttgttttacttcatgaattaggataattactactactataaaTAGCTCCCTCTTGTAGCCTTTGAGGgcagagaattttgagtttaataatatttcaatttttaaatttcattgtgagtatttgaacagttaattctcGGTATTCTGCGGcatcaacgagtcttaacccctaaattcgcggtattcttttgaatcaacgtgaatttaattgttcttttgttccggtattctctagaatcaacggaatattttgaacattaaactttcGCTGCATCAgcttggtatcagagccaaaacCTGGTATTACTCATCTAACCCATCTACCACCAAAcgttttcctttctctttttgtttttttccgtttagttaaaaaaaaaaaaaccacttTTTCAGAcaaaccaccaccaccatcttACCAACCCAAAATCTTTCAGATCCACCCACCCTTACTCGATTTCCGACCACCATCATCGGCAATCTAAAACTTTTTGCTTAATTACAGTTTCggcctaaaatttttatttactttcagtTTAACCCCACTACCTTTTTAAACccgaatttgaaaaaaatgccTCCAAGAAAAGCTCGTGATGCTCATACTACAACTTACAATCAAGAAGATGTTTCGAAAGATGAATCCCTGGCTAGTATGACAGCCAGAATTGATATGTTAGCTGCACAAATGGCACGAATAGCAGAGTTACTTGACGAACGCCATTGTACTCCAGAACGTGAAGACAAATCAAGTGGAAGCTTTGCTAACCCATTCTCTGGGCGTCGACCTAAAACTGAGTCTATTGATGACAGAAGATGGGAATCTAGGTTGAGAATTGACATTCCCGAATTTCAAGGAAGTGGTCGACCTGAAGAATTATTAGACTGGATTAACGCCATTGAGGAAGTTTTCGAATACAAAGAAGTTCCTGAAAATAAACTAGTTTCGCTTGCTGCAACTCGATTTCGTGGAAGAGCAGCAGCTTGGTGGCAACAAACTAAGCTCACAAGGATTAGGCAAggcaaaaagaagattgattcTTGGGAAAAGTTCAAGAAGCACTTGCATGGAGCATTCTTGCCGCATAATTACGCCAAACTGTTATACCAACAGCTACAGAATTTAAGGCAAGGTAATCGATCAGTGGATGATTACACTACAGAATTCCATTGGTTGgtatagggatggcaatgggcaccgctcgcagcgggtttgccattaccaaacccaaacccgcacaaaatttaaattaccaaacccacccgcaatCCGCAgtgggtttttatttttttacaaaaacccacccgcaacgggttttaacaattaccaaacccgcaatggtatccggcggattttttgcgggtttctgtatttaaaatcacaaatgtttaatatataaatttataataataacctcaaattccatataacatactcaattttatatttaaataatgtaaatgaaaaattaaaatttccacatcaattcaacacaaattctcaaatttaagtataaattacacaaatccatttaaaaaacacaaactagtatataaaaataataattacatttcatattatcatttaaaacaagctccaagagaagatattcatttcattcaccaccataagcatccatccaacacaatgcctataataataattaagattaatattttcaaatactaattcgaaggaaaatgcctttagttgtctttagattatgactttagaataggatATAggccacatacacacatacacaactttgagcctttggctatttggtaatttaattaatgacattattttctttatacatttttagatttaaattaaattaaaaatatttgaaaaaaatattgcgggtttggtggatatccatgtgggtatccaccggatataaggctaataccaaacccacccgcatccatgtgcgggttttaatttataatactaaacccgcccgcaacgggtaaaattacccgcaacgggtgggttttggcgggtgggtttgggcgggtttgctggtttgcgggtacaattgccatccctaggtTGGTAGCACGCAATGACTTGACAGAGACAGCATAACAACAGGTTTCCCGCTACATTGGAGGCCTACGATCTCAATTTCaagaccaattaaatttacttgacCTATACTCTATTTCAGAGGCACACCAACAAGCCTTGCAGTTGGAGAAGCAATTTAGTCGACGTACTAATGACTCAAGCTTTCGGGGTGCTCGAATTATTGTTCGTGATAATTCAATCCCGACTTCCCAATTTCGTAATTTCACCCCTCCAAATCCTccaaataaaactagtaaaccTAGTGAAAACGGTCAAAGCAGCAAAACTCAATTCTCGGGTTCGGGATTACATTGTTTTAATTGCGGAGAAAATGGGCACCGAATGACAGAATGTAAAAAGGGAGGAAAATATGGTAAAGGGTTATTCGTAGGCACAGAGGAAAGTGAAGACTACCAGGAGGAAGAAACTGAAGAGTTCGCTGTAGAGCCAACTTTTGATAGTAGTGGTAGCGCTCAATCTGTTGAAGAACATAGTGATAGTGGGCCAATGTTGATCGTAAACCGCGCATTCTTCACTCCTAAAGGTCAAGACAAAGACAAGTGGCTACGACAGAATATCTTTCAGACTACTTGCACAATCGGGGGTAAAGTATGTCGTATGGTCATAGACTCAGGCAGTTGCGAGAATGTCATTTCGGAAGAAGTCATAACAAAGCTAAATTTAAAGACAGAAcctcatcaaactccataCAAGCTCACATGGCTGAAGAAGGGAAATCAAGTGACAGTATCGAAACGTTGCTTAGTTTTCTTATCCATTggttcaatttataaagacaaaatttaGTGTGATGTTGTGGCTATGGATGCTTGTCATCTATTACTGGGTagaccttggcaatatgaTCGAAACGTAGTACATGATGGGAAGAGAAACACCTACAGCTTTATGTTTAACAACACCAAGATCGTTCTCCTACCTAACAAGGAGTTTACTCTCCAGCAAGACTTGAGTAATTATTTGTTAGGCAAGAAGCAATTTATAGATGTTGTAGCAGAGACAAAGAGAGTCTACATTTTATTGGGAATAGAGAGTAACGGTGGTTCTAAGATTCCTGAAGCTGTGACACCTATTCTGGCGGAATTTCAAGATTTGTTCCCCAATGAGCTACCACAGGGTTTACCACCTCTGCGGGATATACAACACCAAATTGATTTGGTACCAGGTTCTACATTACCAAATCGACCTCATTATCGTATGAGTCCTACAGAACATGAAGAATTAAGGCGCCAAGTGGAAGAGTTACTAGAAAAGGGATTTATCCGTGAAAGTCTTAGTCCCTGTGTAGTTCCTGCTTTATTGACTCCAAAGAAAGATGGTTCTTGGAGGATGTGCGTGGACAGTCGagctatcaataaaattacagttcGATATCGTTTTCCAATCCCTCGATTAGACGACTTGTTAGATCAACTCAGTGGAGCAACAATTTTTACCAAACTTGATTTGAAGAGTGGCTACCATCAAATTCGAATACGGCCTggagatgaatggaaaacagCTTTTAAAATTCGCGAAGGGTTATACGAGTGGTTGGTAATGCCGTTTGGCTTATCCAATGCTCCGAGTACTTTTATGCGAGTCATGAATCAAGTTCTTCGCCCTTTCATTGGAATGTTTGTGGTTGTTTACTTCGATGATATACTTATATATAGCACCAGTCACGAGTTACATCTACAACATTTGAGAGAAGTACTTTCAGCCTTAAGAGCAGCAAGTTTATACACAGCagtaaaaaaatgtattttcttgacagagaaagtattatttttgggatatGTGGTATCGAAGGATGGTATATCTGTTGACCAATCAAAAGTGGATGCTATTCGAGATTGGCCTCAGACAACTACTTTATCCGCCACCAGAAGTTTCCATGGATTGGCCTCTTTTTACAGGCGATTCATTCCTCATTTCAGTACTATTATGGCACCAATCACGGATTGCATGAAAGGAGGACAATTCTCTTGGACAGAGGCAGCTACTAAGGCATTCAAGATTATCAAAGAAAAGTTGATTATTGCCCCAGTACTTGCCCTACCAGATTTTTCGCTCACTTTTGAGGTTCATTGTGATGCTTCTAAAGTCGGCATTGGAGCTGTTCTTAGCCAACAGGGTAAACCTATAGCTTATTTCAGTGAGAAGTTGAATGGAGCAAAGACACACTACAGCACTTATGACGTGGAATTTTACGCAGTAATCCAAGTGTTAAAACA
This window of the Citrus sinensis cultivar Valencia sweet orange chromosome 8, DVS_A1.0, whole genome shotgun sequence genome carries:
- the LOC102627396 gene encoding protein LEAD-SENSITIVE 1-like isoform X2, yielding MDGLKETKMGDQTCRAICREMLKPGDHICTERWNGLYYHHGIYVGDDLVIHVNGPRKRSAYSSTKMKSSSSASSLYHDTCQNNGCQKGFNCGTIKTCLDCFLDGHSLYVYDYECSIVRRYVKQNGGCIKSPEEVIELATSKLQRKDFCAGYNLL
- the LOC102627396 gene encoding protein LEAD-SENSITIVE 1-like isoform X1, whose product is MDGLKETKMGDQTCRAICREMLKPGDHICTERWNGLYYHHGIYVGDDLVIHVNGPRKRSAYSSTKMKSSSSASSLYHDTCQNNGCQKGFNCGTIKTCLDCFLDGHSLYVYDYECSIVRRYVKQNGGCIKSPEEVIELATSKLQRKDFCAGYNLLVSNCEHFATLCKTGLAFSMQSIILTAKTVAFLTK